In Sulfuritortus calidifontis, the sequence GGCGAAACTGATACGGGCGGACTTCTGCGGTTTTCCCGTCTTCCAGGCCTGGGCGAAATCCGCCATCGCATCGGCGGGCGCGCGTACATCAAGCGTTACGGTTTTCATGGTTCCACCTCGCGATATCCTGCTGAAAATCGGCAAGCAATTGATCCGGCGTCGTGAACAGGTAAGGGTGTTCCTTGCCCTTGAAGTGCCGGTGGTCGCCCTTGCCGGCCTCGTTGTCGTAGCGCAGCACGCATTCCCCGTTCACGACGTACGCCAGCCTGTACTTGTAGCCATGCAGCGAGCCCGCCAGCGGCTTCGGCAGTTGCCACAGCACCAGTTCGGCGAAGGCCGATTCGGCATAGACGATGCGGGTGCGGATCTGATACCAGAGTGATCCCTACTTTGCCTGATTCATCACCTTCAACCGCTGACACAAACTGCCGATGATCCGCCGCGAGAACGGCGCCGAGTAGCGCATGAGTTCTTCCAGCAGTTGCGGCGGCAGGGCGAGGACGGTGATGTCGGTTTCGGCCACCACGGTGGCGCTGCGCGGCTCGCCCAAGAGGTAGGCCATTTCGCCGAACAGCTCGCCCTGTTCGATGTGGCCGAGCGGGCTGCCGTGGGGACCATCCTTGTACAGCGCGACCCGGCCGCTGTAGAGGTAGTAGCTCAGGTTGCCGGTTTCGCCTTGGTGGATGAGCACGCTGCCGGCGGGCAGGCTTTGGCCGTATTTGTCGAGCAGGCGGTTGATGCCGCTGAAGGCCAGGTTTTCCAGGCGGTTGGCGCCCTGGCCCTCGCTGCCTAGGAACAGGCGTTCCAGCGCGGCGACGTCGACCTTGGTCACGGCGTAGAGGCATTGGGCCCAGGCGAAGAAGGTGACGCTGATGAAGTAGATGCCGATCAGCACGAACACCACGCCGGCGAGCGCGCCGTAGAGGGCGCGGTATTTCTCGGCGCTAAAGAAGTGGCCGAAGCCGGTGGCCAGGATGACCAGGCTGAGCGCGGCCAGGGCGCTGACCCAGAGGGTGGCCCGCAGGGGCGGTGGCTTCAAAGGCAGGCGCCAGAAGGCGAAGAAGGTGAGGGCCCAGACGGTGAGCAGGCTGAGCAGGCTGCTGGCCGCCTCCAGCGCGCCGGCCCGGGCGCTGCCCAGGAGCGAGGGCTGGGCCAGGAATTCGAGCACGCCGCGGGCGGCGACGCCGAGCAGGATGAGCAGGAAGGCGAGCGGCACGATAAGCAGGGGGATCGCCCAGGACACCACGAAGCGGCGCTTGCTGTCGGCCGGGAAGATCACCCGGAAGGCGCTTTGCAGGGCGTTGAGCAGCCCGCGCGAGGCCAGCACCAGGGTGAGCAGGCCGACGCCGCCGGCGGCGAGCTTGGTCTTGGCCGGGATGATGCCGAACTGGCGCAGGGTGTCGAGGTGGAACTGATCGTAGACGGCGGCGAGCAGGATGGTGCCGGGCACCGAGCCTGCGGCCCAGCGCTCCAGCAGGTTGGTGGCGTAGAGGGTGAGCATGACCAGGGGCGCGGCCGAAAGCAGGAAATAGAGCGAGACCGCCGCC encodes:
- a CDS encoding toxin-antitoxin system TumE family protein gives rise to the protein MRTRIVYAESAFAELVLWQLPKPLAGSLHGYKYRLAYVVNGECVLRYDNEAGKGDHRHFKGKEHPYLFTTPDQLLADFQQDIARWNHENRNA
- a CDS encoding YhjD/YihY/BrkB family envelope integrity protein; amino-acid sequence: MAEAKTPTPRRNRLDWLMQTAWTTWRLFSKNELFNHAAAVSLYFLLSAAPLVMLTLYATNLLERWAAGSVPGTILLAAVYDQFHLDTLRQFGIIPAKTKLAAGGVGLLTLVLASRGLLNALQSAFRVIFPADSKRRFVVSWAIPLLIVPLAFLLILLGVAARGVLEFLAQPSLLGSARAGALEAASSLLSLLTVWALTFFAFWRLPLKPPPLRATLWVSALAALSLVILATGFGHFFSAEKYRALYGALAGVVFVLIGIYFISVTFFAWAQCLYAVTKVDVAALERLFLGSEGQGANRLENLAFSGINRLLDKYGQSLPAGSVLIHQGETGNLSYYLYSGRVALYKDGPHGSPLGHIEQGELFGEMAYLLGEPRSATVVAETDITVLALPPQLLEELMRYSAPFSRRIIGSLCQRLKVMNQAK